In Drosophila bipectinata strain 14024-0381.07 chromosome 2R, DbipHiC1v2, whole genome shotgun sequence, one genomic interval encodes:
- the LOC108123443 gene encoding terminal nucleotidyltransferase 5C isoform X2, with translation MDVYQIDDGFHSDGGTETPPPSPSSGSSIASTSDHGSLESVDTGGTQRLAVLSFEQVSKLHNVMDEKVAIHGRGNFPTLEVTLKDLVNLVRRKLEAEVNAGGAGVLVKDIRLNGGAASHVLASEDQPYNDLDLIFAIELSSPRVFDRVKVAVLNTLLDLMPEGVCKRRIYTCSLKEAYVGKMVKVNNNNDGDRWSLISLGNSPGHKNVELKFVDTMRRQFEFSVDSFQIVLDSLLLFYDCAALPISENFYPTVVGESVYGDFQEALYHLQKKLISTRQPEEIRGGGLLKYCNLLVRNYKAVDSQLIKTLERYMCSRFFIDFPDINTQTIKLEAYLRNHFWGVDEEPLQYQYLMHLREVVEMSTVCLMGHERRQTLHLIQSLAAQVLFNKQEKQQQQHAQEQYQQQQQHQHQQQQQQQQQQQQQQQQHHPHHRQHQHQFLDPAQQAQQQTQAQQQQQQPQPATTLTLVSQAPPTAQAQTIYVQQAAPAAVCCTSSADQSAAAGPQTIQIQAGPPGLIYANGVYYAPVIPSTICTCNSTWLST, from the coding sequence ATGGACGTATACCAGATCGATGATGGCTTCCACTCGGATGGCGGCACTGAGACACCGCCACCATCACCGAGCTCCGGCTCATCGATTGCCTCCACCTCGGACCATGGATCGCTGGAGAGCGTGGATACCGGGGGGACGCAACGATTGGCCGTGCTCTCGTTCGAGCAGGTTAGCAAGCTGCACAACGTGATGGACGAGAAGGTGGCCATCCACGGACGCGGCAACTTCCCCACACTGGAGGTGACGCTCAAGGATCTGGTGAATCTGGTGCGGCGCAAGCTGGAGGCGGAAGTGAATGCCGGCGGCGCCGGGGTGTTAGTTAAGGACATCCGTCTCAATGGCGGGGCAGCTAGTCATGTTTTAGCCAGCGAGGATCAGCCGTACAACGACCTCGACCTGATATTCGCCATCGAGCTCAGTTCCCCGAGGGTGTTCGATCGGGTCAAGGTCGCCGTGCTCAATACGCTCCTGGACCTGATGCCCGAGGGCGTGTGCAAGCGTCGCATCTACACGTGCTCCCTCAAGGAGGCCTATGTCGGCAAAATGGTGAAGgtgaacaacaacaatgacgGCGATCGCTGGTCGCTCATCTCGCTGGGCAACTCGCCCGGCCACAAGAACGTCGAGCTGAAGTTCGTGGACACGATGCGGCGGCAGTTTGAGTTCTCGGTCGATTCGTTCCAGATCGTGCTCGATTCGCTGCTACTCTTCTACGACTGTGCCGCACTACCCATATCGGAGAACTTCTATCCGACGGTGGTCGGCGAATCGGTGTACGGCGACTTCCAGGAGGCACTCTACCACTTGCAAAAGAAACTGATCTCAACGCGTCAGCCGGAGGAGATACGAGGCGGCGGCCTGCTCAAGTACTGCAATCTATTGGTGCGTAACTACAAGGCCGTCGACTCGCAGCTCATCAAGACCTTGGAGCGGTACATGTGCTCGCGGTTCTTCATCGATTTCCCGGACATCAATACGCAGACCATCAAGCTGGAGGCCTATTTGCGTAACCATTTCTGGGGGGTCGATGAGGAGCCGTTGCAGTATCAGTACCTGATGCATTTACGCGAGGTGGTCGAGATGTCGACCGTCTGCCTGATGGGCCACGAACGACGTCAGACCCTCCACTTAATCCAGTCGCTGGCCGCCCAGGTGCTCTTCAACAAGCAGgagaagcaacagcagcagcacgcCCAGGAGCAgtaccagcaacagcaacagcatcaacaccaacaacaacaacagcagcagcagcaacagcagcagcagcaacaacaacatcatccACATCACcgtcagcatcagcatcagttCCTGGACCCCGCGCAGCAAgcgcaacaacaaacacaggcgcaacagcagcaacagcagccgcagccGGCCACCACACTGACCTTGGTCTCGCAGGCGCCGCCAACGGCCCAGGCGCAGACCATCTACGTGCAACAGGCCGCTCCCGCTGCCGTTTGCTGCACGAGCAGCGCGGACCAGTCGGCGGCAGCCGGCCCGCAGACCATACAGATACAGGCCGGTCCGCCGGGACTCATCTACGCCAACGGCGTCTACTATGCACCTGTGATCCCCAGCACCATCTGCACGTGCAACTCCACCTGGCTGAGCACGTGA
- the LOC108123445 gene encoding uncharacterized protein, producing MGKTQGRGEEVAREAEAHQAEATASARRAAKTTTMTRTLRTGGGATTRIDQKQSSKLGEDGGGGGEVVGAGGGGGLASAPAPAPAATLVGGVTGSLVLTPQQISGVPVYYNLPEEDGGRKTAAAGTYSGQFAYFYPHDGSAPSVLLLGKDSYLNVTEQQQEQHQLEQDHQKQQGQPKKPKKQLHQPRK from the coding sequence ATGGGCAAGACCCAAGGACGAGGCGAGGAGGTGGCACGAGAAGCAGAAGCCCATCAAGCGGAGGCCACCGCGTCAGCAAGAAGAGCAGCTAAAACCACAACCATGACAAGGACTTTGAGGACGGGCGGAGGAGCAACTACCAGAATCGATCAGAAACAGTCATCAAAATTAGGAGAagatggaggaggaggaggagaagttGTAGgcgcaggaggaggaggaggtctGGCCTCGGCTCCGGCCCCGGCCCCGGCAGCCACTCTCGTAGGAGGAGTCACTGGCAGCTTGGTGCTGACACCTCAGCAGATCAGCGGTGTGCCCGTCTACTACAACCTGCCGGAGGAGGATGGTGGCAGGAAGACGGCGGCGGCGGGCACCTACAGCGGCCAGTTCGCGTACTTCTATCCGCACGACGGCTCAGCGCCCAGTGTACTGCTGCTGGGCAAGGACTCCTACCTCAACGTGACCGAGCAACAGCAGGAGCAACACCAACTAGAACAGGATCATCAGAAGCAGCAAGGACAGCCCAAAAAGCCCAAGAAGCAACTTCATCAGCCAAGGAAATAA